From Salipiger profundus, a single genomic window includes:
- a CDS encoding GAF domain-containing protein, with amino-acid sequence MQIIRLSDLALLASEDRYSLQSTVDVAVQLLRVPMALISVVETHNDRQIFLAHRGLSAPYDSTEESSLDLCLCKDVIANGEPLSIDDTAADPKYRDHPAVETFGLRSYMGFPVFGPFDMPFAALSVADTAPRVWEERDKHILGYLARQTTRYMQGKAEKAMERSGIKPPHILIE; translated from the coding sequence GATCGCTATTCGCTTCAGTCGACAGTGGATGTCGCCGTCCAGCTGCTTCGGGTTCCGATGGCCTTGATCAGCGTTGTCGAGACCCACAATGATCGGCAGATCTTCCTCGCCCATCGCGGCCTCAGCGCACCCTATGACAGCACCGAAGAGAGTTCGCTCGACCTTTGCCTCTGCAAGGACGTGATCGCGAATGGCGAGCCGCTGTCCATCGACGACACGGCGGCGGACCCGAAGTATCGCGACCATCCCGCGGTCGAGACCTTCGGCTTGCGGTCCTACATGGGATTCCCCGTGTTCGGCCCCTTCGACATGCCCTTCGCGGCGCTCAGCGTGGCCGACACCGCGCCGCGCGTCTGGGAAGAGCGCGACAAGCATATTCTCGGATATCTCGCACGGCAGACGACCCGCTACATGCAGGGCAAGGCCGAGAAGGCGATGGAACGCTCCGGGATCAAGCCTCCGCACATCCTGATCGAGTGA